From Jiangella mangrovi:
TCATCGTTGGTGTCCTTCTTCGAGTCGGTTGTGAGAGATCACTCGAAGGATCACCCGGTGGCCGTCACCCACATCTACAGCGACACGCTCACCGGGATCGGTACACCACTCTGCCGGACGTCACTGGGCCGGGGGATGGGGGTGGGCTCCCCGTCCCTCTGCTGCCCAGTGTCTTAGCCGCAGCTATCAGGGGGACGGGGAGACCCTGGGCACGCCTCGCCGTTGGTTTGCGGCCCACCGGACTGTCGTCGAGGGCGAGTTACTACCGCCAGAGCAGTAGTAACTCGCCCACGGCGTCCGTCAGGAAGGAGTTCTCCTCGCTATAGCGGGGAAAAGTCCCTCCCGACGGCACCAACAGCCCGACTTCACTACGACCAGCCGACTTCACTTGGCAGAACCGTCTTCTGCGCCCCCACGCGAGGTCAGAAGACGGTTCTCGCTAGTGAAGTCGGCGGGCGCAAGTGAAGTCGCGGCGCGCCCGTCGCCAGACTCCCCCCGTCCCCCTGATAGCTGCCGAGTTCTTGGCCGCGGGGACCCGGGTCAAGTCCAAGCGCCCCCAGGGCGCGCAGACTTGAGGCGGGTGCACACGGCTAAGACACTGGGCAGCAGGGGGACGGGGGCACCCAACCCAACCCCACGCACCACGACAAGGAACGTCAGGGTTCGATGCGGCGAAGCAGCTCGGCCAGCGTCCGGAGTTCCTGGTCGTCGAAGCGGCCGACCACGTAGTCGTGCACGCCGCGCAGGTGCGTCCCACTCGCGTCGCGAAGCCGCTCGAACCCGTTGTCGGTCAGCACCGCGTAGAAGCCGCGCCCGTCGCGCTCGGCCTGGGCCCGTTCGACGAGGCCTTCTTCCACCATGCGGTCCACCAGCCTGGTGAGGCCGCTGGGCGAGAGCATGACCCGTTCGGCCAGTTCGCTCATGCGCAACCGGCGGCCGTCGGCCTCGAGGAGTCGTACCAGGACGTCGTACCAGGCCAGCGGGAGGTCGTGCACGGCGACCAGGTCGGCCTCGAGGCGGCGCAGCACCTGCGACTGGGCGCGGATGAACAGTCGCCACACCTCGAGCTGCTCAGGTGTGACCCACTGGTCGGTGTCCTTGCTGGCGGTCATGGTGTCCAGATCCTAGACGCCGCCGCCCACGAGACGGTGCAGAAGCGCGGCGACGCAGCGGCGGACGTAGCATCGACACATGAGCGCGCTCCCCACCGTCGACGACGTCACCGCGGCCCTGGCCGGGGTCAAGGACCCTGAGATCAAGCGGCCCATCACCGAGCTCAACATG
This genomic window contains:
- a CDS encoding MarR family winged helix-turn-helix transcriptional regulator, which produces MTASKDTDQWVTPEQLEVWRLFIRAQSQVLRRLEADLVAVHDLPLAWYDVLVRLLEADGRRLRMSELAERVMLSPSGLTRLVDRMVEEGLVERAQAERDGRGFYAVLTDNGFERLRDASGTHLRGVHDYVVGRFDDQELRTLAELLRRIEP